A genomic window from Silene latifolia isolate original U9 population chromosome Y, ASM4854445v1, whole genome shotgun sequence includes:
- the LOC141627768 gene encoding protein FAR-RED IMPAIRED RESPONSE 1-like has translation MVFTPFTGIDNNKRSINFCGALLFRENEDYFDWVFKRFLVEMGGKEPKYIITNQDAGIIKSVKNVFKTARHRFCMWHIMNKVPVKYGGTTKDFPEFIKKLNAIIWDDELEPDEFDVRWGEIMKEHAIGKSAWFEEVYLKRRQWMMAHCRDLNMGSVMRIKQRSESENSFFKMLEYNNGTLVEFWMHFESAINQQRHT, from the coding sequence ATGGTATTTACACCTTTCACGGGTATTGATAATAACAAACGTTCAATAAATTTTTGTGGTGCACTGCTTTTTAGGGAGAACGAGGATTATTTTGATTGGGTGTTCAAACGTTTTTTGGTGGAAATGGGTGGGAAGGAACCGAAATATATTATAACCAACCAAGATGCGGGTATTATAAAGTCTGTCAAGAATGTTTTTAAGACAGCTAGGCATCGCttctgcatgtggcatataatgaacaaggttCCAGTGAAATACGGGGGTACAACCAAAGATTTTCCCGAATTTATAAAGAAGTTAAATGCCATAATCTGGGACGACGAACTTGAACCGGATGAATTTGACGTTCGCTGGGGCGAGATAATGAAGGAGCATGCCATTGGTAAATCTGCTTGGTTTGAGGAAGTGTACCTTAAAAGGAGGCAATGGATGATGGCCCATTGTAGGGACCTGAATATGGGAAGTGTTATGAGGATAAAACAAAGATCGGAGAGTGAAAATAGTTTCTTTAAAATGCTTGAGTACAACAATGGAACATTGGTTGAATTTTGGATGCATTTTGAAAGTGCAattaaccaacaaagacatacCTAG
- the LOC141627767 gene encoding protein FAR-RED IMPAIRED RESPONSE 1-like produces MVTQCPIERHRARVYTHVVFDEFQEEVKMSTNGLGARGFTEENEIELTKVKYSLRGRVFDVHFRPETYEATCSCRKFERAGMLCRHIIWIYSTNVVQSIPELYVVQRWRKDAVYGVSDGKEIIDRKQIEMTKLWFEIQETVGVLRGKAKDHIETLSNLSRDFREKLSPSREELTKHQEIEELLGCKASKEITILPPKHAKNKGSGKRMLSAKTKATALLSKPKRMYNNCKQMTHHDKRNCLNPFAERPQPSIESSSDEDKDKEEDDESFE; encoded by the exons ATGGTAACTCAATGTCCTATCGAGCGGCATAGAGCAAGGGTATACACACATGTCGTATTCGATGAGTTCCAAGAAGAGGTAAAAATGTCAACGAATGGACTTGGTGCCAGGGGTTTCACTGAGGAGAACGAAATAGAGCTGACAAAGGTAAAGTATAGCTTAAGAGGAAGAGTTTTTGACGTTCATTTCAGACCAG AAACATATGAGGCAACATGCTCGTGTAGAAAGTTTGAAAGAGCTGGAATGCTATGTAGGCACATCATTTGGATTTATTCAACTAATGTTGTTCAGTCCATACCGGAATTGTACGTGGTTCAAAGATGGAGAAAGGATGCAGTATACGGCGTCTCTGATGGGAAGGAAATAATTGATCGAAAACAAATCGAAATGACAAAGTTATGGTTTGAGATACAAGAAACTGTTGGAGTACTAAGGGGTAAAGCTAAGGATCATATTGAAACCTTATCCAATTTAAGTAGGGATTTTAGAGAGAAGTTGTCACCGTCAAGGGAGGAATTGACTAAGCACCAAGAAATTGAAGAACTACTGGGTTGTAAGGCCAGCAAAGAGATAACAATATTGCCTCCCAAACATGCGAAAAACAAAGGGAGTGGCAAAAGGATGTTGTCTGCCAAGACAAAAGCCACAGCATTGTTATCTAAACCGAAACGGATGTACAATAATTGCAAGCAAATGACACACCACGATAAGCGAAACTGCCTCAACCCGTTTGCGGAGCGCCCACAACCATCTATTGAATCATCTTCGGATGAAGACAAGGATAAGGAAGAGGACGACGAATCGTTTGAGTAG